The following coding sequences are from one Ficedula albicollis isolate OC2 chromosome 14, FicAlb1.5, whole genome shotgun sequence window:
- the METTL22 gene encoding methyltransferase-like protein 22, which produces MGGLAQEEMDNPTFRSDTVLSDVHLHCPSKSHLMVRLNAVGQPVFLSYFKLLWSTEDLASGKHVREITTGREHQCRSDELCDKDSSNIKIEGELNSEGVEALLDDDGDLEVVRRPRSASAVQAEDLLRDIVCPVILMKGKEDAFEDEEQECTCSDVVKIEHTMATPLEDVGKQVWRAAFLLADYILFQRDTFRCCSVLELGGGTGITSVIMGTVAKRVYCTDVGEDLLTMCEQNVALNKHLMEPGGGEIKVKELDWLKDEFCTDPEAPYSWSEEEIADLLDHCSVIMAADVFYDDDLTDALFRTLYRITHNLRNSCTVYLALEKRLNFTLRHMDVTCEAYTHFRNTLNDLENLQDGKMKYTVEPIKLDFCQFLVYERIEQLELWKVMAEHLT; this is translated from the exons atGGGAGGTTTAGCACAGGAGGAGATGGATAACCCCACGTTCAGAAGTGACACTGTGCTGTCAGATGTTCACCTGCACTGCCCGAGCAAAAGTCACCTCATGGTACGGCTGAATGCAGTTGGACAGCCAG TGTTCCTGTCATATTTCAAACTCCTTTGGAGCACAGAAGATTTGGCATCTGGGAAACATGTGAGAGAAATTACCACAGGAAGAGAACACCAGTGCAGAAGTGATGAACTGTGTGACAAGGACAGCAGTAACATAAAAATAGAAGGAGAATTAAATAGTGAAGGAGTAGAAGCTCTGCTAGATGATGATGGAGACCTGGAAGTGGTCAGAAGGCCTCGAAGTGCCTCTGCTGTGCAAGCAGAGGATCTTTTGAGGGATATAGTGTGTCCTGTAATTCTgatgaaagggaaagaagatgCTTTTGAAGATGAAGAGCAGGAGTGCACTTGCAGTGATGTTGTTAAAATAG AACACACTATGGCAACCCCCCTAGAAGATGTTGGTAAACAA GTCTGGCGTGCTGCCTTCCTTCTGGCTGATTACATTCTCTTTCAAAGGGACACGttcaggtgctgctctgtgctggagcttGGAGGAGGCACTGGAATTACCAGCGTTATCATGGGAACAGTTGCCAAGAGAGTTTATTGTACAG ATGTTGGTGAAGATCTTCTGACCATGTGTGAGCAAAATGTTGCATTAAACAAACACCTGATGGAGCCAGGAG GAGGGGAAATTAAAGTGAAGGAACTGGATTGGCTGAAAGATGAATTCTGCACTG ATCCTGAAGCTCCTTATAGCTGGTCTGAAGAAGAGATTGCTGATTTGCTTGATCACTGTTCTGTTATAATGGCAGCTGATG TATTCTATGATGATGACCTGACAGATGCCTTGTTCAGAACTCTGTATAGAATCACACACAACTTGAGAAATTCTTGCACAGTTTACTTAGCACTGGAAAAGAG GCTGAACTTCACTTTAAGACATATGGATGTTACATGTGAAGCCTACACTCATTTTAGAAATACTCTAAATGATTTGGAGAACCTCcaagatggaaaaatgaaatatacaGTGGAGCCTATTAAGCTTGATTTCTGCCAGTTCCTTGTTTATGAACGAATTGAGCAGTTG GAATTGTGGAAGGTCATGGCTGAGCACCTAACGTGA